In the Endozoicomonas sp. SCSIO W0465 genome, GTTTTTGAAGATATCTTCAAGCATATCGACACCTCTGAAGTGGAAAAGCAGTATCACCATCTTGGCCAGAATGCCTACCACCCACGACTGATTATATCGATCCTGATCTATGCCTATAGCCATGGTGTGTTCAGCTCCAGGGAGATTGAACGGCGCTGCAATCAGGACTTGGCTTTCATGTATATCGCCAAACAGCACTGCCCAAATTTCCGGGTGCTCAGTGACTTTCGTAAAAACCAGGCCACCTTTTTTAAAAGCAGTTTCAAACAGAGCGTGCTGCTCGCCCGGGAACTACAGATGGCCTCGCTGGGCCACATCGCTCTTGATGGTTCCAAATTCAAAGCCGACTCATCAAAGCATAAGGCCATGAGCTACGCACGACTTAAGGCCAAAGAAGCTGAATTAATGGCTGAAGTTGAGGCCCTGATTAAAAAAGCCGAAACCAGTGACAGTGAAGAGGACGATGCTTATCAGCAGGAGACTGGCTACAGCATTCCTGAAGACTTGCAATTCAAGCAGGAACGGTTAGAGAAAATCCAGGAGGCCAAAAAAGCGCTTGAAGAACGGGAACAGGCCCTGAATCCCGATAAGCCGATAGACGACAAAAAGCAAATCAGCTTTGCTGATCATGATGCCAGGATCATGGGTAAAAAAGGCAGTGGCTATCAGTACAGTTATAACGCCCAGATCAGCGTCGACAGCGATAATGGTATCATTGTTGGCCAGCACATCAGCCAGCATGCCAATGACAAGCAGGAAGTAAAGCCTGCACTTGAAGCCATTGCAGAAGCAACAGATAACGCGTCCATTGGCAAAATGAGTGAGGATAATGGCTATTACTCAGGGCCCAACCTGCAAGCGTTTGATGATGCGAACATTGACGCTTACATGGCTACGGATCGACAGGAGAAGCCTGCAACAGAGGGACTGGAAGACTCTGACAGAAAGTTTGTCAAAGCGGATTTTATTTACCATGAAGCAGACGACAGCTTTACCTGCCCTGCCGGTGAGAAGCTGATTTATAACACGGCTAGCAAAGCAAAACACAAAAGCTACCGCGTCAGTAAAGATATCTGCCGGGATTGCCCGTTACGTAAAAGGTGCAGTGGTGACAACAAAGACCCGGGGAAAGTGATTCGCACAGACCGCCACGAAGCCATACGCCAGGCGATGAACCGCAAAATGGAAACCAAAGAGGCCAAAGCGGTTTATGAGCGTCGCAAGGTGATTGCGGAACCGCCTTTTGGCCAAATCAAGAACTCAGGATTCAGAGGGTTCAGTGTCCGGGGTAAGGAAAAAGTGGCTGGAGAATTTTCACTGGTCTGCAGTGCTTATAATTTCAAAAAAATTGTCAAATCGGTTTCAACGGGATCAATCCGTCTTGAAGAAGCAAAAAGGCTTAAAATGGCAGCATAAAGGCAAGCAAAAGGGTAAAAAACGCAATTTTTACCCCAAAACAGGCTAAATTTAGGTCAATATTTGATCAGCCAAGAAAATGCTGAAGCTTTCGTTTTTTCAATAGCTAGTTCTCGGACAGCCTCCTAGCCTTGAGATCATTGAAGGCATATCAAAACGCCGGTTAAACCGATAGTTGAACTCTGATAGATAACGGCCCAGATGCTTGGGGTCGAGCTTATGGTAAGTACCGGTAATCGCTGTTTTCACGTTTCCCAGCATGGTATTTACCCAGGTGAACAACTCATTCTCCATGGATGCATGCCCACCACCGGTAATGATGGCTGTGTGCTGGCATCCGGCATCTTCAATACCCCGGAAACAGGACAAGCCATCGCTGACGGCCCGGACACCCTTTTTCAGGGCATGTTCTGCCCACTCCTGAATGGTTTTTCGCCGGAAGTTATCAACGGCATTGAACTTCATGTAGATAGGGTGGTTATCAGCATCTGTCTGAACTGCGGCCACGAAGGGGGCTTTGTTCTCTGAGCCTCTGCCCCGGCGGCCTCCGTGGCGCTCTCCGCCCCAATAGGCGTCATCAATCTGAACAAAACCACTCAACTGCCAGCTGTTATCTCTTTCCATCATGACCTGCATGAGTTTGTGTTTCATGCGCAATGCGGCATTGTAGGAAATGCCAAGTTGTCGATGAAGCGTCAGGCAAGAAATCCCCGCTTTATTCTGGGTGACGAGATAGATACCCAGAAACCAGGTAGCTAGAGGCAGCTTTGTTGAGTCAAAGATAGTGTTACTGGTAAGCGAGGTTTGGCAACGGCAGCAATTGCACTGGAATTCAGCTTTCCGGTGAAGCTTGCAGAAACTGCGGGAGCCACACTTCGGGCATTGGAAGCCATCTGGCCAGCGCCAAGAGGACAGCGCGTTCTCACACTGCTCTTCACTGCCGTAATTAGCCAGAAATTGCATAATGCCAAGGCCTTTTTGGAACTGAATGGTGTTTTTACACATCAGTTTTACCTCCAAAACACATGACTATCGACGTTTATTATAGCAGCTGGCTCACGACGTAGGGTCGGTGGTAATCAGGAAGCTTTATGGGCAAAATGGACGAGGAGATTGCAAAACTAAAACGCCTTTACCCACAAGCGACTTATGTGGGGGTCGCTGATGGGGCTAAAGAAAACTGGTGCTATCTGACGAAGCATACCTCTGCTCAGATACTCGATTTTTATCATGCCTCGGAATACTTGGCCGGGGCAGCAGAAGCATTATTTCCGGACAGTAAAGCCAGGAGAAAGGTCTGGTTAGAAGATAGGCTCCATAACTTGAAACACACATGCGGTGCGGCCAGGAAAATACTGAAGGAGATTGAATCAGCAGAACTCCCGAAAAAGACGACGGCACTGATAGAAAAGCGTTACAAGGCAGTGACCTACTTTACCGACAATCATCACTTTAATGAAGTATCAAGAGGCTCTGGAGCACAACTGGCCGATCGGTTCCGGAGTCACAGAAGCAGCATGTAAGACATTGGTCAAACAACGGCTATGCGGTTCAGGAATGAGGTGGAAATTAGCCGGGGCAGAAGTACTACTGGAAACAAGGTCTCTTATCCATAGCAAGGGACGCTGGGAACAGCTGTTGTCTAACGTTATGTCAGGCGTAACTGTTCAGCACCCCCACATAAATCTGACTCTTGATCACATCTCTCCAGCGCTGAACTGCCGGGCTATCTGCCAGGTTTTTACCCGATCCTGCAATTTCGCCCAGCCTTCCCATACCACTAACCAGCCGGGCTGCCCTGTATGCTTTGAATCACCCCAACCACCAAGCCGAGCAATCGTTTGAAGCAGCCAAGTGACTGTTGGCGGCTTATCGGGCAACGCTTTTTTTTCATAGGTTAGCCAGAGAACCTGCCATTCATCATCACTGACCACCTCATTCGCGAGTGTTTTTTCACTCCAAAGCTTTCTGTCTTTGTGCTGCCTGTCATTCGGTAACATTAATGCTTCACGGATTTGCATTAGTCTGACAGCGACAAACATTAATATGACCGCAAGTCGTTCAATGTTATCCGGAGATTGCAGACGAAGCCTTTCTACTCCTGCTCCCGATTTCCAAGCCTTATGGAACTCTTCTATTCGCCATCGGAGCTCGTAAAATCGAATGATAGAGCGACAGTCTTCGAATGTTTCAATATCTTCAGTTGTCAATAGTACCCAGTGCAAACGGTCTTCGGAGTCATTGCCAATCTCTTCAGCCGACACAATATTCATAGTTACCGGTTCCGGCCTGCCGCCTGGCCTTTGCGGCGCCTGTATTGTCATCTTCTTTCTTTTGACCTGCAGCGTTGCCTTTCGCTTCTTTCTACCTCCTTTTTGAGGAACCACTATCGTATATTTCCCCAACACTTCAGTCTGAGCTAAGGAATCAAATAATAAGAGTTCGCCATCCACCAGGATTCTGTTTTGTGTAGCTCTTACAACAAACCGCTGTCGGTTATCCAGTTTGTAGTGCATATATTCGTATATATCCGCCTCCCGGTCGCAAACACTGATGATGTCAGGCATTTTACCCCCCATCCTTTGTTCTGTGTTTTCAGAGGCTCTTTGCCACTTAAAGCTTTCCTTTCCCTCGTAAGGTAGCTGACGACGTTGGTTCTTTTTCCCCCGCTGAACGTCCTCTCTAACCCATCGTTCTTGATCAATAAGCCCAATGCTTCGCTCTGTATCCGCATCAACCAAGAAGACAGAGTGGACGTGGAATCCTCTGGTTTTAGAGCCTTCAGGACCTCCAAGATCACCAAGCTCGGATCTGACAGCATGTTTATAACCCAGGGTTGTTGTATCTTCGAGAGCCAGAAGTAGGCGAGACTGTCTCGCTATTTTGGCAGTTGCCTGAAAGCCTGCCTCAGCTATTGCTTCAGGCTTTACGGCCTCATTCTCAATCAGCCGGTAAGCTCCAGTTACCAGTGCGGTATAACCTTCGCATGAAGATGACAAAGAATTACCGGTATGAGCTGAAAGCTCGGCAGCAACTTTGAATCGGGTAAGGGCCGGTCTTTCTCCAGCCCTCCCCACAGCACCCGGCATGCGGGTCCGCACCGGGCGGTTCAACGATGATGGTGAAACCTGATCCATAAGTCTTTCAATGAAACAAGCCCAATTTTCGCGAGGTAACTGTTATTCAGTGCCTGTTGTACCGCATAGGTTTTACTCAGACGGTAATACCCTTTGCTGCTGGCTGCGATCTTGGCGGCGTTAATTTTATCAACGCCTAACCTGACCAGATTCTTAAAACGGGTTTTCGGCTTGCGCCATTGCTTCAGAAAGCAGCAACGGATTCGCCGACGTATCCATTGATCCAGCAGGGGAATTGGTCGGTGATATTCCGATAACCGGAAATACCCCATCCAACCCCGGATATATTGTGCCAATTTGCGTAACCGATGTTGCATTGAGACACCCCAGCGACGACTGGTCAACTTGAGTATCCGGTATTTGAATCGGTCCAGACACTTCTGGGCCCAGCGAACTTTCTTCCCTGTGAAGGTGAAACTCAGGAATTCGCTTTCTGTTGCTTTCACAACTTTACTTTTCCGGGAGTTAATCTTCAGTTTCAATTTGCGTTCAATGAATTGGGTAATGCTGTGCATCACCCGATCCCCTGCACGCTGACTTTTGACGAGAATCACAAAATCATCACAGTATCTTGCAAAGCAATGACCCCGATATTCAAGCTCCTTGTCGAGTTCGTCGAGGACCACATTAGACAGCAAGGGTGATAAAGGCCCACCCTGTGGCATGCCAACCCTGGTCGGGTAGACATTGCCCTCAATCATGACACCGGAGCGCAGGTAGCTACCAATCAGTTTCAGAAGGCGTTTGTCGCGGACCTTACGGGAGACCCTCGACATCAAAACGTCGTGATTAACCGTATCAAAGAATTTACTCAGATCAACGTCAACAGCGTAATGAAGCCCCCGGTTGATCAACTGCTTAACCTGACGGACTCCGTCGTGTGCTGACCGTCCCGGTCGGTAGCCGAAGCTGTTTGGAGAGAAACCCGGATCAAAGACAGGGGTCAGCACCTGCACAATGGCCTGCTGTATGACCCTATCCATCACGGTAG is a window encoding:
- a CDS encoding IS1595 family transposase, coding for MCKNTIQFQKGLGIMQFLANYGSEEQCENALSSWRWPDGFQCPKCGSRSFCKLHRKAEFQCNCCRCQTSLTSNTIFDSTKLPLATWFLGIYLVTQNKAGISCLTLHRQLGISYNAALRMKHKLMQVMMERDNSWQLSGFVQIDDAYWGGERHGGRRGRGSENKAPFVAAVQTDADNHPIYMKFNAVDNFRRKTIQEWAEHALKKGVRAVSDGLSCFRGIEDAGCQHTAIITGGGHASMENELFTWVNTMLGNVKTAITGTYHKLDPKHLGRYLSEFNYRFNRRFDMPSMISRLGGCPRTSY
- a CDS encoding IS1182 family transposase; protein product: MSSIKFKDNPADFDQHLMFPSNIFDLLPPDHDCFVFEDIFKHIDTSEVEKQYHHLGQNAYHPRLIISILIYAYSHGVFSSREIERRCNQDLAFMYIAKQHCPNFRVLSDFRKNQATFFKSSFKQSVLLARELQMASLGHIALDGSKFKADSSKHKAMSYARLKAKEAELMAEVEALIKKAETSDSEEDDAYQQETGYSIPEDLQFKQERLEKIQEAKKALEEREQALNPDKPIDDKKQISFADHDARIMGKKGSGYQYSYNAQISVDSDNGIIVGQHISQHANDKQEVKPALEAIAEATDNASIGKMSEDNGYYSGPNLQAFDDANIDAYMATDRQEKPATEGLEDSDRKFVKADFIYHEADDSFTCPAGEKLIYNTASKAKHKSYRVSKDICRDCPLRKRCSGDNKDPGKVIRTDRHEAIRQAMNRKMETKEAKAVYERRKVIAEPPFGQIKNSGFRGFSVRGKEKVAGEFSLVCSAYNFKKIVKSVSTGSIRLEEAKRLKMAA
- the ltrA gene encoding group II intron reverse transcriptase/maturase; translation: MNHDLLNCVLEPANLASAWKQVKSNKGAPGIDGVTIEAYPDFAKQHWPSVRQALLDGTYQPSPVRRHVIEKPDGGERLLGIPTVMDRVIQQAIVQVLTPVFDPGFSPNSFGYRPGRSAHDGVRQVKQLINRGLHYAVDVDLSKFFDTVNHDVLMSRVSRKVRDKRLLKLIGSYLRSGVMIEGNVYPTRVGMPQGGPLSPLLSNVVLDELDKELEYRGHCFARYCDDFVILVKSQRAGDRVMHSITQFIERKLKLKINSRKSKVVKATESEFLSFTFTGKKVRWAQKCLDRFKYRILKLTSRRWGVSMQHRLRKLAQYIRGWMGYFRLSEYHRPIPLLDQWIRRRIRCCFLKQWRKPKTRFKNLVRLGVDKINAAKIAASSKGYYRLSKTYAVQQALNNSYLAKIGLVSLKDLWIRFHHHR
- a CDS encoding IS4 family transposase, yielding MNRPVRTRMPGAVGRAGERPALTRFKVAAELSAHTGNSLSSSCEGYTALVTGAYRLIENEAVKPEAIAEAGFQATAKIARQSRLLLALEDTTTLGYKHAVRSELGDLGGPEGSKTRGFHVHSVFLVDADTERSIGLIDQERWVREDVQRGKKNQRRQLPYEGKESFKWQRASENTEQRMGGKMPDIISVCDREADIYEYMHYKLDNRQRFVVRATQNRILVDGELLLFDSLAQTEVLGKYTIVVPQKGGRKKRKATLQVKRKKMTIQAPQRPGGRPEPVTMNIVSAEEIGNDSEDRLHWVLLTTEDIETFEDCRSIIRFYELRWRIEEFHKAWKSGAGVERLRLQSPDNIERLAVILMFVAVRLMQIREALMLPNDRQHKDRKLWSEKTLANEVVSDDEWQVLWLTYEKKALPDKPPTVTWLLQTIARLGGWGDSKHTGQPGWLVVWEGWAKLQDRVKTWQIARQFSAGEM